The Candidatus Eisenbacteria bacterium genomic interval CAGCAGGCCGAGCGCGAGGATCGGTTCGAACATGGCGTCAGACCCCCGCCAGTGAGGTGGCGCGCCGCATCAGCTCCAGCTTCCGGTGGACGTTCGAGGCGAAGTAGTTCCGCAGGTCCTGGTTCGCGGGATCGGCCGCGAGCGCGCGCCGGGCGTCCTCGGTCGCCTGCCGGATGAGCGTGAGGTTCTTCTCGAGCACCGCGATGGTCTTGGGGTCGAGCTTGCCCCGGCCCTTCTCGAGCGCGGTCTGCAGATCGGCGATCTCGCCCTCGACCGCGTCGGCGTCGAACGTGGCCAGCCGGGCCGGGCCGGCCGTGGCCGAGTCGGCGGCGGCCAGGCTCGGCGCGCTCCCATCCGCCGGGGTGCGCAGGAAGTGGACGAGGGTGACGGCGGACACGAGCAGCAGCGCGATGCCCGCCGCCATCGCCCAGGTCCAGGCGGTCGCGGGCCGGCGCGCCGGGAGTCGAGTCACGCGTCCGGACTCCGCGGACCGCCCGCTCGCGGATCCCGCCGGCCCGATTCGAGAAGCGATCCCCGCCCAGAGATCGTCCGGAACCGGCGGGTCCGCGAGCGCGCGGGCCGCCTGTTTCACCTGTCGCAGTTGCGCGAGAACGAGTCGGCAGTCCGCGCAGGATTCGAGGTGCTGCTCGAGCGCGCGGGACTCGGCGGCGCTCAGGTCGCCGTCGAGATGATCCGTGAGCAGGTTCGTCCAGCGGTCCGTCATGTCCGCATCACGCCCTTTCAGGCCAGCACGCGCCGCAGCAGCATGCGCGCGCGATGGAGTTGCGCCTTGGTCGTGCCCGAGGTCACGCCCAGGGAGCGGGCGATCTCCTCGTGTTTCCAGCCTTCGACGTCGTGCAGCACGAACACCGTGCGCGCGCCGTCGGGCAGCAGGTCCATGGCCGTCTCGAAGTCGAGCCCCAGTTCGCGCCCCGACGGCCGCGCGGCCAGGCCTTCGAGCGTGTCGTCATCACCGAGGAACCGCGCCCGCTCGGTGGCCCACGAAGCGCGGCGGCTGAGGATCAGGTTCACGGCCAGCCGGTGGAGCCAGGTCGAAAACTTCGCTTCGCCGCGGAACGTTCCGAGTTTGCTCCACACGCGGACGAAGACGTCCTGCGTCAGCTCGCCCGCCCGCTCGTGCCCGGCCATCCGCCGCGCCAGCGCGAACACCCGGCCCTTGTGCTCCTCGTACAGGCGCGCGAAGGCGCGCGCGTCTCCACGCGCGGCCAGTGCCACGTCGCTGGTCTCGAGGATCGGGGACAGTGCGGGCGCTTCCACGGTCGGAAGGGTCAGATTCCAGGTTGCCGTCGCCGCCATATTCAACGGCTTGGACGGGCGGCGAGGACCGAAGGTTGGAGCATCGCGCGAGACGCGACCAGACGGCGCGAACCGGGCGCGGCGCGCCGCGCGACTGGCGCGGCCCAGGGCTGAAACTCTTGACGAGGCCTTGATTCAGGCCCGCGCCGGGCGGGCCGCCGCGAGCCGGAGGAGGG includes:
- a CDS encoding zf-HC2 domain-containing protein, encoding MTDRWTNLLTDHLDGDLSAAESRALEQHLESCADCRLVLAQLRQVKQAARALADPPVPDDLWAGIASRIGPAGSASGRSAESGRVTRLPARRPATAWTWAMAAGIALLLVSAVTLVHFLRTPADGSAPSLAAADSATAGPARLATFDADAVEGEIADLQTALEKGRGKLDPKTIAVLEKNLTLIRQATEDARRALAADPANQDLRNYFASNVHRKLELMRRATSLAGV